The Mucilaginibacter rubeus genomic interval ATGCCACCACTGCTTACTTTAACAGGAGGTAGCAATTATGTCGGGTATATAAGATATTTGGCCCTTATAAATCTCATCATCCCGGCAGCGGGCATTTACATAGCGGTAACCGCTTTAAATGTTATTAACAAACAGCAATGGCAAAAACCATTTTATGAAATGAATAAACCGGACTGGCCGCCATATGATAAACCCGGCCTGTAACTTTTTTTGCTTACCTTCATCTAAAAGCAAAAACAGATACATAAACCTTAACAAATGCTAAGCATCCGCAATATTGTTAAACAATACGCCGGTCACCGGGCCTTAAGCGATGTAAGTTTGGAAGTTGAAAGCGGACAGATATTTGGTCTGCTGGGGCCTAATGGCGCAGGTAAAACTTCACTTATCCGTATTGTTAACCAAATAACCGCACCCGATTCGGGCGAAGTTTATTTCAACGGCGAAAAACTCAATCAATCGCATATTGAGCGTATAGGTTACCTGCCGGAAGAACGCGGTCTTTATAAAAAAATGGAGATAGGCGAACAAATGATCTACCTTGCCCGCCTAAAAGGCCTGAGCCGTGCCGAAGCCCAAAAGCGCCTGAAATTCTGGTTCGAAAAACTGGAAATGGAAACCTGGTGGAAAAAGAAGATAGAAGAACTATCAAAAGGGATGCAGCAAAAAGCCCAGTTTGTAGCCACAGTGTTGCATGAGCCCGATCTGATCATCTTGGACGAACCTTTTAGCGGCTTCGACCCTGTAAATGCCGAACTGATTAAGGACGAGATTCTGGAACTCAACAAAAAAGGTGCAACCATCCTGTTCTCCACCCACCGTATGGAATCGGTAGAAGAGCTTTGTGATGCCATAGCGCTTATCAATAAATCGCACAAGATACTGGATGGCAAGGTTAAACACATCCGCAACTCGTACCGCAACGAAACTTATTTTGTTGAATATGAAGGCTCGCGGATAGTATTTGATGGCACCCAGCCTTTTGAACTGCTTGAGGAAACCCATAGTGAGGATGATAGCCATACCATCAAAATAAAACTTAGGGGGCAAAACAACTCAAACGATGTTTTGCAATACCTGATCCCTAAAGCCAGGGTAAATATGCTGCAGGAGGTGATACCAAGCATGCATGAAATATTTATAGAAAAAGTTAACCTAAACTCGGCCGGCCATGAATAAAGTATTACTCATTATACAACGTGAATACCTGACCCGGGTACGCAAAAAATCATTTATCATTATGCTGTTTGTAGTACCGGCATTGATATTTGTAATGGGCGTGGTAATAAAAATGGTTGCCGAAAACAGTGATAAACTATCCTCACTACAAACGGTTAACGTAATTGATAAAAGCGGCAGCTTCGCCAATAAATTCCACGATGTAACTAACGTGAAGTTTACCTATGCCTTAACCGATTTAAAATCATCGAAGCTATTACTGAAGGATAGCGAGGGGATCTCTATTTTGTATATACCGGTAAATTATATGCAAAAAGATTCGGTACAGATCTTTTCAAAAAAGAAAGCGTCTATTCCTCTATCCGAAGAAATTGAAAAGCAGATGAGCGATATCGCTTTCTCAAACAACCTGATCAGCCATCACATAGATACGGCCCTTTTAAGTAGCATAAAGCGGACTAACATATCAGTGAATGCTATTGAAATTTCAGACCAAGGCGATAAAAATGCCAACATCGGCCCCAATATCTTAATTGGTATAGCCTGTGCCATACTTATTTACTTGTCGCTATTCATATACGGCGGGCAGGTAATGCGCGGGGTGATTGAAGAAAAAACCAACCGTATCATAGAAGTGGTAATATCATCAGTAAAGCCATTTCAACTAATGCTGGGTAAAATCATTGGTGTTGGTTTAGTTGGCTTAACACAATTTAGCGTCTGGATAATTTTGTCTGTCATATCCACTAAAATAGCCGGTCATGCTTTTAGCTCGCCGGCCAGCCCCATGACCAATGCGTTAGCTGTATTGCAAACTATCCCGTTTGGCTACATTATGGGCTGCTTTATATTTTACTTTTTAAGTGGGTATCTATTTTATGCGGCATTGTTTGCAGCAGTAGGCTCAGCAGTAGATAGTGAGACAGAAACCCAACAATTCATGTTTCCGATTACTATGCCACTGTTGTTTACTTATATATTATCGGTATCGGTACTGTTTAGGGCACCCGATAGCCCGCTGGCTGTATGGTTATCTATGATACCTTTTACAGCCCCGGTAGCCATGATGGTGCGCATTCCGTTTGGTCCACCAGACTGGCAGGTAGCCATATCGATGTGTATGATGGTGATAGGCTTTTTGTTTACCACCTATGTCGCCGCAAGAATTTATCGTGTGGGCGTGTTGATGTACGGCAAAAAAGCAAGTTATAAAGAACTGGTTAAATGGTTTTTTTATAAAGAATAGTTTGATTTCGGAGATCGGATGTTCGATTTCGGATTTACAGAATAAAATCCCCGGGAATAATTAAACAATTTCGGGGATTATTTATTTTAGCTGCATGACTAAACGCGTTGCTGTAATGGACTTGGGTACAAATACCTTCCATTTGTTGATTGCCGAAGGAGATATAAACAACTACCGCGAAATTGTACATATTACCGAAGCCGTAAAAATTGGCGAAGGCGGTATTAACAAAGGGTATATTGTACCTGAGGCTTTTCAGCGTGGTGTAAATACCATGCAGCGTTTCCATGAGCTCATTGAAGCCAATCATGTTACCGACGTGAGGGCTATAGCTACTTCCGCCTTGCGGAGTGCCTCCAACGGAAAAGAT includes:
- a CDS encoding ABC transporter ATP-binding protein, translating into MLSIRNIVKQYAGHRALSDVSLEVESGQIFGLLGPNGAGKTSLIRIVNQITAPDSGEVYFNGEKLNQSHIERIGYLPEERGLYKKMEIGEQMIYLARLKGLSRAEAQKRLKFWFEKLEMETWWKKKIEELSKGMQQKAQFVATVLHEPDLIILDEPFSGFDPVNAELIKDEILELNKKGATILFSTHRMESVEELCDAIALINKSHKILDGKVKHIRNSYRNETYFVEYEGSRIVFDGTQPFELLEETHSEDDSHTIKIKLRGQNNSNDVLQYLIPKARVNMLQEVIPSMHEIFIEKVNLNSAGHE
- a CDS encoding ABC transporter permease; translation: MNKVLLIIQREYLTRVRKKSFIIMLFVVPALIFVMGVVIKMVAENSDKLSSLQTVNVIDKSGSFANKFHDVTNVKFTYALTDLKSSKLLLKDSEGISILYIPVNYMQKDSVQIFSKKKASIPLSEEIEKQMSDIAFSNNLISHHIDTALLSSIKRTNISVNAIEISDQGDKNANIGPNILIGIACAILIYLSLFIYGGQVMRGVIEEKTNRIIEVVISSVKPFQLMLGKIIGVGLVGLTQFSVWIILSVISTKIAGHAFSSPASPMTNALAVLQTIPFGYIMGCFIFYFLSGYLFYAALFAAVGSAVDSETETQQFMFPITMPLLFTYILSVSVLFRAPDSPLAVWLSMIPFTAPVAMMVRIPFGPPDWQVAISMCMMVIGFLFTTYVAARIYRVGVLMYGKKASYKELVKWFFYKE